One genomic region from Glaciimonas sp. PAMC28666 encodes:
- a CDS encoding MAPEG family protein produces MTIAYWCVLIAGLMAPCTVAIAKWGRRDFDNSEPRAWLDKQSGLRRRADFAHRNHFEAFPFFAAGVIIAHQVHAAQTTLNTLALVFIAARLIYTACYLTDKSSLRSLAWVIGFAAVIALFVLSAMAPVGH; encoded by the coding sequence ATGACCATCGCTTACTGGTGCGTGCTAATTGCAGGATTAATGGCACCTTGTACCGTTGCTATCGCCAAATGGGGCCGACGTGATTTTGACAATAGCGAACCACGGGCCTGGCTAGATAAACAATCCGGATTGCGACGTCGCGCAGATTTTGCCCATCGTAACCATTTCGAAGCATTTCCCTTTTTCGCCGCTGGCGTCATCATCGCGCATCAGGTGCATGCGGCACAAACCACCTTGAACACGCTGGCATTGGTATTCATTGCGGCTCGCCTGATCTACACCGCGTGCTATCTGACCGATAAATCTTCCCTCCGCTCACTCGCATGGGTGATCGGTTTTGCGGCAGTGATCGCCCTGTTTGTTCTCTCGGCAATGGCACCAGTCGGGCATTAA
- a CDS encoding neutral zinc metallopeptidase produces the protein MKWDGNRESDNVEDRRNESGGGGIGGFGGGRSIGIGTIVIALVASYFFGVSPMTVINLLSGGGGPPLHSQQQGPALAPPATDQTTRFVSTVLADTEDVWTEIFRNGGKTYAAPKLVLFSGATPTACGTGQTATGPFYCPGDQKVYIDLTFFQMMKQRFNVSGDFAQAYVIAHEVGHHVQNLLGIMGKVDKARRQATEIQANALSVKLELQADCLAGVWAFHANQERKILEQGDVEAALNAANAIGDDALQQKAQGRIVPDSFTHGTSAQRVRWFKQGLANGQVAACNTFDTQML, from the coding sequence ATGAAATGGGACGGAAATAGGGAAAGTGACAATGTGGAGGACCGCCGCAATGAAAGCGGTGGCGGTGGCATCGGCGGCTTCGGAGGTGGTCGATCAATTGGGATCGGGACCATTGTCATTGCGCTGGTGGCGTCGTATTTCTTCGGTGTCAGCCCAATGACGGTCATTAATCTGCTGAGCGGTGGCGGCGGTCCACCGCTTCACTCTCAACAACAAGGCCCGGCCCTTGCCCCTCCTGCAACCGACCAGACCACGCGATTTGTCTCAACGGTATTAGCGGACACGGAAGACGTCTGGACCGAGATTTTCCGTAACGGCGGCAAAACCTATGCTGCACCCAAGTTAGTGCTGTTCTCCGGCGCAACGCCGACCGCCTGCGGTACTGGTCAAACCGCTACCGGCCCGTTCTATTGCCCTGGCGATCAGAAAGTCTACATTGACCTGACTTTTTTCCAAATGATGAAGCAACGCTTCAACGTCTCCGGGGATTTCGCCCAAGCCTACGTCATCGCGCATGAAGTCGGCCACCATGTGCAAAATCTGCTCGGAATAATGGGAAAAGTGGATAAAGCCCGCCGCCAGGCAACCGAAATCCAGGCCAACGCCCTGTCGGTTAAACTGGAATTGCAGGCTGACTGCCTGGCAGGGGTATGGGCGTTCCACGCCAACCAGGAACGCAAAATTCTGGAACAAGGCGACGTCGAGGCCGCATTGAACGCTGCCAACGCCATCGGCGATGACGCTTTGCAGCAGAAGGCGCAGGGCCGGATCGTGCCGGACTCTTTTACGCATGGCACTTCCGCACAACGGGTACGCTGGTTTAAACAAGGTCTTGCTAACGGTCAAGTCGCAGCTTGTAACACTTTCGATACGCAAATGCTGTAA